The nucleotide sequence CAAACTAAAGTAAATTTTTCCGCAAAATATAAAAATGTTGTACACATAGATAGTTTTATTGATGAAATTGATGGTTTACTATATGTCGTTATGACGAAAAAAAACAGCTTTAAATGACGAAAAAAATTGCTTTTATCTTAGGAACAGGGAGGTCTGGCACCCATTTATTAGGTAGAATATTTGGATCTCACCCTTCCTTTAAAGAATACATAGAACATCCTCCTTTCTTTGACTTAGTCACAGAAATCGCAACTAATCCGTCTTCTAAAAAGAAGCTTTTCCCTAAGTTAATTAAGCGATATAAGAAAGAATTTTCCATTTTAGAAGAGCAATTAATACTTGAGAAAAGCCATCCAAATTTATGGCTGGTTGAAGATTTGATGCCTGTGTTTCCGAATGCGAAGTTCTACGGTATTGTGAGAGATTTGCGTTCTACGGTTGCCAGTATGCTGAATCATGAGGGTGTTATGTTATGGTATGATAAGATAGAATTGAATGCTCCAAGTAAATTTCTTGGTATTACAGATCAAAACAAGCACGTATTCTCCGATTATCCAATCGAAATTAAATGCGCCTACCGATGGTATAGTCACAAAGAAGAACTTGACCGATTGTGCGAAAAATTCCCCAATAAGGTTATTGAAGTGAATTACGAAGAATTAATTAAAGATAGTGATACGCTACTTCAGAGCATAGCTGATTCGTTTAACATACCAAATTTATTTAGCCCCGAGGAATTCAATCCTGACAGCAATTCGAAATGGAAAGAGACTATTTCTGTAAAACAGTTGGAAAACCTTGAGAAATTTGAGAAAGTAATATCTCAAACGAACAAGGTTTTTTAGTGAGAGCGGTTCTTCCATCAGGACTCTCGAAAAACATACTTACTCTATCGTCAGGTAATGCCCTTATTTATGTTTTAAGCTTGTTCGTTACGCCAATAATGACGAGGATTTATCCAGCAGAAGCATATGGTGGTTTTGCTTATTTGAACTCTTTGGTGATGATTCTTTCTGCCATTTCAACTTTAAAAATGGAAGGAGCAATATTGATTGCGAAAGAAAATGAGGTTAAAACAATAGCTAAGATAATCCTTATATGCTCGCTTCTTGTGAGTTCTTTTAGCATTTTTTGGGGTTATTCGTTCGGTATTGGTGAAAATTATGAGGTATTATTGATTCCGATTTTAGTATTTCTCTTTTCTATACAAAAAATCACTAATGCTACAGCCATCAGATATAAGCACTTCTCTACCGTATCAAAATCAAGGATTATTGGAACTATTGGAGGAAAGATGACAGCTCTTTTAGCTCCATTGTTTTTTCATCCATTTGCTTTCTGGCTTCTTATCTCTGAAGGAGTTATTAAAACAGTTGAAATTGTTTTATGCAAAAAAAAACTAGGAGCTTTTCCGGCAAGTAATGTAGGTAGTAAGAAAACATTAATAAAATATAGAAAGTATCCACTATATTCATTGCCATCAAATCTAATGGCCCTTTTAGTTATTCAGGTTCCTATTTATAGCATTGGATACTTCTTCAATAATAAAGATTTAGGCCATTATTCATTGGCAAGTACGATCCTTTCGCTTCCTTCTATGATTGTCATACAAGCAGTAGCACCCATCTTTGTTTCATCAGTTTCAGAAGAGCTAAGAGAAAATGGAAAATGGGATGTAACAGCTTTAGTTAAAAATTTGTTGTATCTCGTCATTTTTATGATGATACCTTTGATAACACTCCAATTCTTCGGTAACGAAATCTTTTCTTTTGCCTTTGGAATAGGTTGGGCATATTCAGGAACATATGCATCAATTTTATCAATTAGTTTCTTTTTTATTTTTTTAACATCATCTGTTGTCCCTCTCCTACAAGTAAAAGAACGCCAGGAATCTATATTAGTAATTACTATACTGCAAGTTGTTTTTAGTGTAATACCGGTTTTCTTTTTATGGATTTTGGATTTAAGTTTAGATAACTATCTCTTATATCATTCTATCTCAATTTCTATAATTTCAACGGGCATACTTATTTACCTTGATAGATCTTTACCTCTACATTTATCAAGAAATATCTATTTGTTGATAGTCATATTTGTGATTTTTTATATAATCTCTTTTATATGAAGCCATTTTTCAGTGTAATAATAACTTCTTATAATCGAGAAGCGACAATAGAGAGATCAGTTGCTTCCGTTCTTAATCAATCTTTCAAAGATTTTGAGTTATTATTAATCGATGATGGCTCTACCGATTCAACATCGTCTCTAGTGAAAAGATTTTCGAGTAAAAAAATCAAATATTTTTATAAGGATAATGAGGAGAGAAATATTGCTCGAAATTTTGGAATTGATAAGTCTTCCGGGGAATTTATAATTTTCTTAGATTCAGATGACGAATTTTTACCAAATCATTTGAGTAATTATAAAAATACAATTGAGTCGTACAATGAAGGGATATTTGTCAGCCACCATCAATTAAATTCATATGGTCAGATTTCGGAGAAAAAAATTGATGAACTCAATCCAAAGAAGCTCATCTTTTCCAATCCGATAGTAGTGGGAGGTATTTGTATAGAGAGGACACTTTTCAACAAAGACCTAAGGTTTTTAAATAGTAAAGATTCAGTAGTTGGAGAAGATCAATACTTGTGGATGCGTTTGTTTTCGAGATATAGCTTTCGAATTTGCAACTTTTCAACGGTAGTTATTCATGAAGATCAAAGTAGAAGTTTGAGAAATATTGATGTAGAAAAATTAGTAAGGGGGCAGAGTGAGATCATTGATAGTTTATCCAGAGATGCTCATTTTTTAGATGCCTTTGGAAGGCATTTCAAGGCCTTTAAATCGAATTCAACTTACTTTATTGGATTAAACTATGTGGGAATAAATGGAGTAAAAGCGACAAGTTATTTGTTGAAGGGGTTCAAAATGTGTCCCAACTCAATTTTTAAAAAAGTATTTTGGGCAATTGTGAAAAACATTGTTTTAAAGCGAAAATATTATGCTTGATAAATGAAAATTCTACTAAAAGGCTATTACGGTTTTGGTAATCTTGGAGATGATCTTTTAATGAAAGTTGTATTTGACTGGCTTAAAAGAGTATTTCCATCTGGAACAATTGATATTTTCTCAAACAACAAAAATTCAAACAAAAATATTTCTGCTGAGTATATAGGGAGTTTTTTAAAAGAGAATGTAGAAATTGTTGATTGGTCGCATCGTTGTACTTATGATTTAATAATTGATGGTGGCGGTGGTGTTTTTTTTTCAGACCAGAATTCTGGTAAATTCTGGCTTATAATGAATAAAATTTTCAAATACTTAGGAGCTGAAAAATGTAAAAAAATTGATAATTTTTTAAGATTTGTTTTTAACAAACCTCTTAACATAAAGACGCAGTATCGTTTAGGTATCGGTCTTGGGGTTGAAGATTTTAATCCACAATCAAAATATTACTTTTCTTATCTTGTCACCCTTGCATCATTCTCAAAGATTTACCTAAGAGATAATGAGAGCCTCTCTAGAATTCGAAATCTTTTAAATGCAGAAAAAATTGGAGGATCTTATTCCGATCTAGTTTTTCGAAAAGATTTTGATCAATCCAGACCAGAGAATAAACTCATTGGAATTGTCTTGATGGATCATCATTTATTTAAGGATGATTTTTATTCATATTATTCGAAACTTAGTGAGAAATTAAATAAAAAAGGATTTAAGGTTAAATATTTCTCATTTGACAGAAATCATGATAAATCTTATATAGAAAAAGTTCCAAATGTAATTTGTTGGAATCCATCAAGTAGTCTAGACCTCTTCTTAAAAGAGTTTTCAAAGTGCCAATTGGTCGTAAGTTATCGTGCTCACGGATTGATTTTGAGTTCAAAATTAAATATTCCAAGTATTGCTATCTGTTTTAGACCAAAATTGAAGCAGATAGCAAAATTGCTTGAAGGTGCTTGTATTCCAATGGATTGGCCGTCTTCTATTAATGATGAAGTGTCTATGATAGATCAGATAACATCCGGAAAAGTTCAGTTAGATATGGAAAATGCCTGTATTAAGAATGAAAAACTAGTGGTTCAAATGTTAGGAAGAGTTGAAGGAGAATTAAATGCTACTTTTTCTACGGTTAGATGACTTGAAATTCATTTTTCGAAAAAATCCCTTAATGGTTGAGGGGCAAAAGAAAACTATTTTACATTTTTATTCTCAAAATGACTTATGAGTTGACACAGTTGAAGTTAAAACCCATCTCAGAGTTTTTTAGATATTTGGATCATAGTTTATGGCTCTTTTAGATATTTAAATCAGCGAAATTCATTGTATTTAATGAAAAATGGAAAGAAAAAAATTTTAAGCTTAATCCCTAATTTGGGTATGGGGGGAGCCCAAAGAGTCTTTTCTAATGTTAACCAAGTGCTATCTGAGGAATATGAAGTCGTATCTTGCGCTTTTTCGGGAGTAACAGGGCAAAATGAGTTTGATTCTTCAAAAACGTATTTTTTAGATGTTGATTCGGGAAGGACATTTCTTCATAAATCAATAAATTTTGTAAAGCGGGTTAGAAAACTTAGAAAGCTAAAAAAAAGGTTAGGAGTGACTATTTGTATTAGCCATATGGAAGGTGCAAATTTCATTAATGTTCTTTCAGGAACATGTAAAACGATATTATTGATTCACGGTTCTAAACTTCATGATGAGGAAGCCAATTCTCATTTTGCTTTTTTCACCAATTTTTTAATCAAGAGGCTCTATAATAAAGCAGATCAAATTGTAACTGTAAGTAGGGGAATACAAGAAGAGTTAATCAGCCATTATTCTATTAAAAAAAGTAAGTGCATAGTCCTGAATAATTTTTTCGATTTCACTGAAATTGAGAAACTTTCGGATGAAAAAATTCATGAAAAATATGAGCCAATATTTGATGGTGAGAAACAAGTGATAATTCATTCAGGAAGATTTCACGATCAAAAAAATCACACTGCATTAATAAATATTTTTTCTCGACTGAGAAAGCTCAATAGCAGCACTATATTAATATTACTTGGTGATGGCGGATTAAAAGACAAAATTATAACCTTAACTAAATCAATGGGATTAAGGGTATATGTAGAGAATGATCCTGTCATGTCTAGTTTTGATGCAGATGTCTTTTTTCTTGGAATAAAGAAAAATCCATTTAAATACATAAAAAGATCTAATGTTTTTGTGTTCCCGTCTAAATGGGAGGGATTCCCTATGGCATTATGTGAAGCAATTATTTGCAGGACATTGGTAATATCGTCAGACTGTCATACAGGGCCGAGAGAGATAATCCATTACGACAATGTGGATGACGGCAAGTCACCATTAGGGAAATTGATGTCGGTTCCTCTAGCGGGTGAAGAGTATACGGAATGGGCGAACACAATTAATGAAATTTCTAATATTTCCTTATCAGGATCGGATTACCTCGAAGCTTTTGAGCATTTAGAAGAAAAGATCTCAAAAGAATACGTAAGTAAGAAATGGATAAACTTAATTGCTTCTTTTTAATTGGATTAGAAATTGAAAAATATACTGATCATTGATAACTCACTTCACATAACTGGTGCTCTTAAATCTATCATAGAGGTAACCTCCGGCTTAGAGAGTAATAATCTGACATTTATTACCCCGTCAATTTCTAATAAGCAGATGCTTGAATCTTTGGGATTCAAGACGTATAGATTTCATCTATTTGAACTTCAGAAGAATTGGAAAATTATTTTATACATCCCTTTTCTGATATTGAATTTGATGTTATTACTGAGAGTGATTAAGAAGCACCAAATAAGTATTGTTCATTCAAATGATTTGTACAATATGTTGGGTGTTCTAGTTCAATTTTTTTCTCCTGTTAAATTAATTTATCACATAAGATTGCTTAGGACTAGTTATGTGGGCTCTCTTTATAATGTGTGGGCATATCTAATAGCAAGATATTCGGATAGAATTATTTTTGTTTCAAAGGCAGTTCGGATAGATTTTGGAAAAACTGACAAAGGAGTTGTCATCTATGATGCAATGAACTTTGAGAAGAATTTTTGTCCTGAAAGACCTAACGATAGAAAAAAAATAAAATTCATCTATCCTTCTAATTTTATTCTAGGTAAAGGGCAACAGTATGCACTGGAATCATTTAGTTTGGTTTGTAATGAATTTCCAAATATTGAGTTAACTTTTATTGGGGGTACAATGAATAAAAATTCCAATATCAAGTTCAAATCAAAACTAGTAGTAGAAGCTAAGAAGAGAAACATATTTCATAAAATCAACTTTCTTGATTTTACTAATAATATTTTGGAAGAAATATGTAAGCACGATGTTGTATTAATGTTTTCTGAGTCTGAGTCATACTCAATGGTATGCTTAGAGGCAGCCGCCCTAAAAAAGCCAATTATAGCAACTAAATGCGGTGGTCCATCAGAAATCATAGTCAATAACTACTCTGGATTTTTGGTTGATAATAAGAATATCGATGAAATGTGCAAGGCAATGAAAACTCTCATCAATGATTATTCTTTATGTAAGGAGATGGGCAATGAAGCATATAAGTATTGCCGGGAAAAATTTTCAATATCCGAAGGTAGGAAAAGGATTTTAGAAGTCTATGAGAGTGTTTAGTGATGTTAAGATATTAGGAGTTGCTTTCTTTTTTTGCTTTAAAAGAGTAATAGGTCTTTTTTTAATCATGTTTACTAGCAGCTTATACTCTCAAATTGCAAGTTTCTCAGCTGCAGAAATAGGGTGTATTAATGAGACTCTTGAATTAGAAAATACTTCTATTAGTGCCAGTGAGTTTGAATGGGACCTTTGCTTTGGTGAATTTGAAGCATCAGTAACTCCAATAATAACCAATGTTGCTACTTTTTCGGGAGTTAACTTTGCTAGGGGGATGGATTTAGTTTACGATACACTTAATTCTAACTATCACCTTTTCTTTTCTGACAG is from Marinobacter alexandrii and encodes:
- a CDS encoding polysaccharide pyruvyl transferase family protein, with product MKILLKGYYGFGNLGDDLLMKVVFDWLKRVFPSGTIDIFSNNKNSNKNISAEYIGSFLKENVEIVDWSHRCTYDLIIDGGGGVFFSDQNSGKFWLIMNKIFKYLGAEKCKKIDNFLRFVFNKPLNIKTQYRLGIGLGVEDFNPQSKYYFSYLVTLASFSKIYLRDNESLSRIRNLLNAEKIGGSYSDLVFRKDFDQSRPENKLIGIVLMDHHLFKDDFYSYYSKLSEKLNKKGFKVKYFSFDRNHDKSYIEKVPNVICWNPSSSLDLFLKEFSKCQLVVSYRAHGLILSSKLNIPSIAICFRPKLKQIAKLLEGACIPMDWPSSINDEVSMIDQITSGKVQLDMENACIKNEKLVVQMLGRVEGELNATFSTVR
- a CDS encoding glycosyltransferase, encoding MKNGKKKILSLIPNLGMGGAQRVFSNVNQVLSEEYEVVSCAFSGVTGQNEFDSSKTYFLDVDSGRTFLHKSINFVKRVRKLRKLKKRLGVTICISHMEGANFINVLSGTCKTILLIHGSKLHDEEANSHFAFFTNFLIKRLYNKADQIVTVSRGIQEELISHYSIKKSKCIVLNNFFDFTEIEKLSDEKIHEKYEPIFDGEKQVIIHSGRFHDQKNHTALINIFSRLRKLNSSTILILLGDGGLKDKIITLTKSMGLRVYVENDPVMSSFDADVFFLGIKKNPFKYIKRSNVFVFPSKWEGFPMALCEAIICRTLVISSDCHTGPREIIHYDNVDDGKSPLGKLMSVPLAGEEYTEWANTINEISNISLSGSDYLEAFEHLEEKISKEYVSKKWINLIASF
- a CDS encoding sulfotransferase — its product is MTKKIAFILGTGRSGTHLLGRIFGSHPSFKEYIEHPPFFDLVTEIATNPSSKKKLFPKLIKRYKKEFSILEEQLILEKSHPNLWLVEDLMPVFPNAKFYGIVRDLRSTVASMLNHEGVMLWYDKIELNAPSKFLGITDQNKHVFSDYPIEIKCAYRWYSHKEELDRLCEKFPNKVIEVNYEELIKDSDTLLQSIADSFNIPNLFSPEEFNPDSNSKWKETISVKQLENLEKFEKVISQTNKVF
- a CDS encoding oligosaccharide flippase family protein — encoded protein: MRAVLPSGLSKNILTLSSGNALIYVLSLFVTPIMTRIYPAEAYGGFAYLNSLVMILSAISTLKMEGAILIAKENEVKTIAKIILICSLLVSSFSIFWGYSFGIGENYEVLLIPILVFLFSIQKITNATAIRYKHFSTVSKSRIIGTIGGKMTALLAPLFFHPFAFWLLISEGVIKTVEIVLCKKKLGAFPASNVGSKKTLIKYRKYPLYSLPSNLMALLVIQVPIYSIGYFFNNKDLGHYSLASTILSLPSMIVIQAVAPIFVSSVSEELRENGKWDVTALVKNLLYLVIFMMIPLITLQFFGNEIFSFAFGIGWAYSGTYASILSISFFFIFLTSSVVPLLQVKERQESILVITILQVVFSVIPVFFLWILDLSLDNYLLYHSISISIISTGILIYLDRSLPLHLSRNIYLLIVIFVIFYIISFI
- a CDS encoding glycosyltransferase, with amino-acid sequence MLGVLVQFFSPVKLIYHIRLLRTSYVGSLYNVWAYLIARYSDRIIFVSKAVRIDFGKTDKGVVIYDAMNFEKNFCPERPNDRKKIKFIYPSNFILGKGQQYALESFSLVCNEFPNIELTFIGGTMNKNSNIKFKSKLVVEAKKRNIFHKINFLDFTNNILEEICKHDVVLMFSESESYSMVCLEAAALKKPIIATKCGGPSEIIVNNYSGFLVDNKNIDEMCKAMKTLINDYSLCKEMGNEAYKYCREKFSISEGRKRILEVYESV
- a CDS encoding glycosyltransferase family 2 protein, translated to MKPFFSVIITSYNREATIERSVASVLNQSFKDFELLLIDDGSTDSTSSLVKRFSSKKIKYFYKDNEERNIARNFGIDKSSGEFIIFLDSDDEFLPNHLSNYKNTIESYNEGIFVSHHQLNSYGQISEKKIDELNPKKLIFSNPIVVGGICIERTLFNKDLRFLNSKDSVVGEDQYLWMRLFSRYSFRICNFSTVVIHEDQSRSLRNIDVEKLVRGQSEIIDSLSRDAHFLDAFGRHFKAFKSNSTYFIGLNYVGINGVKATSYLLKGFKMCPNSIFKKVFWAIVKNIVLKRKYYA